The Festucalex cinctus isolate MCC-2025b chromosome 6, RoL_Fcin_1.0, whole genome shotgun sequence genomic sequence CAAACAAGTAGGTTAtagtcaaaaacaaacattctgtATTAAGTTAATGTCTGTTGCTATATTTTGCGcgtgtttttcatttaaaagaaaataaaaaataaaaaagtacaaggtccattttttttttttttgttaaatctcACTGTAAATTGTGGGGAGCTGGTACCAATAAGGAGTACTGGTTCCCTTCCCAAGGAATTAGGGTTGCAATATGTTTATATTTGAAGTCCTTTTCTCCTTTGCATAACTTTTATTAGATTTGGCTTAGTCACTGACTTCCCATGCGATTTTTTTGAAGCGGAAACTACCCCAAAATCACGACAACCTGTCTTCACccgcattattatttttatgtcctCAGGTGCAACATGCGCAATAGTCTTTTTGCGCAATCAtgcagaaggggggggggggggggggggacaagtcTGCACAACCTCCGCACTGAACTTCCTTGTACAGGATCGGGTTACactcacaaacacgcacacaatctCAGGCTGCGTCACTGGTGGAATTTACGCAGCGATCGTGTCGCTCCAGCATGGACGCGCTCCCCCtatgaggactttttttttttttttttttttttcaccccctacGAGGACTTTGCCATCGTCCTTGTCCAGTCTGAGGCGCACTTCCGGCAGGGGGGGAGCCAGGCGGAGACACACCTTGGAAGACCCCGACCGCCAACCCACTACAGGCCGCCATCATTTATTTCTCTCCTTCTGCCAGTAAGAAGAAAATTCCGTCTGGCCACCATGTCGATGTCCTCTCGGGCTCTCCGGGAAATCCTGCACAGGCCAGGAAATGACACCTGTGCAGATTGTGGGGCAGCAGGTGAGAAGGACAATTACTTTTACAAGACAATCAACTTTTTCGTCAATggattttgtgtcttttttttttaaagtaattttagggcaggaaaacattttttgggttaCGCGACGTGGAAGGTCCTAAAAGGATTTAGCGCAAGTCCTGACATGCTGCACACGCCCTCAGCACGCTCCGCTAGTTTGTACTGGCATGCAACGGGGAAGATACGATTTCCTTCAAAGTCCAAAGGAGATTCATCTGTAGGCGTGTATGTGTATTAATGGgacatccaaaaaaaataaataaaatgagatAGTAGCGAAAACCAGTCAGCACATTTTTGGCACCATCCTGCTCGGTACCTATCTTAGCATTCCgcgttcagcattcccacgcaatttctccagaaattgcacttagtctagttgttattattttgtggATTCAAGCGCATTTCTTTTTTGATATCTATGTAGTGCAAACAAGCAGGTTAtagtcaaaaacaaacattctgtATTAAGTTCATGTCTGTTGCTATATTTTACATGTgtgtttcatttaaaagaaaataccaAACACAGTCCAATGAAAGCTAACACGGGAGCAATGGGTGCAACAAAATCTgatcaataaataaactttattgTATGTTTACTAGTGGATGGAAGACCAAAACACTACAtattcaaaattaataataataatagtaaacaaTACTGCTATTAATAAAGGAGGTGAAGGGAAGCTATGGTATCAGGGTTCACCAATactggtcctcgaggtccggagtcctgcaggttttagatgtttccgcctgccaacacacctgatactaaagaccAGGATTGTTATCAGACATGCTGGTGAACTGATTATATGAATATGGTGCGCTAGGGGGCGGAAACAtctcaaacctgcaggactccggacctccaGGACTGAAATTTGTGAACCCtggtatatattagggatgtaacgatatccaaacatcacgatataatatcacgatatgaaggtcacgatacgataattatcgcgatattgtgggggcattgacgatatttaaaaaaaagatcacaatattgtaaataaggGAGCTCATGTtaaaataaagcacaatattgtgcttttgtacgtaacagcaatgcatataaaccacctacaatctcgaataacaatattgaggcacattgatggcttcacaagcaaattaagttccccttcatctgacaattagcatagattttaaaaagaaggccaaaacatccctcatgaaaatttaattgcactaataatctagccactagagggtgctagaactgcacaaatggaaatcaccctgacttttttttaacagacgaTATTGTGCCagctttaatatcacgatatcacgatattgcccttatcgtgacatcccaagtatatatacaaaaaaaatatcctctTGTAGTCTGAATATGTCTCCTTTAAGGAATGCTGCGTTCTTCCGTCTTCCGAGATAAGACAACGCTAAGAATATTTGCTCACCAGATAAGAATAACGGCAAAGGGAGCCAATGAAGCTGAAAGTTGAAAcatgttttttcatttccttTGTTGCAAAAACGTCCGTTTGGCTTAACATGCAGATTGTATGATGCTGTTCTACTGCCTGTCAATTCTCATCCTGAAAAGTTGAAGACGGTAACAAAAATACGTACTAAACCGTACCGGTTTTTGGCAACCTGTTTATTGACTGATTGCAATGAGCTGACGCAGAATTTTCTTACATACAAGTGTTGTCCCATCTATGATATTATTAATGTTAATTTCATTACAGTTATGAAAATGATGCATCAAACACTACAATTTATTAAGAAAATCCAATTGAGGGGATTAAAGGTTCCACTTCTTCTGAGTTAACCTGCTGTTGTGCTGTGGCAGATCCCGACTGGGGTTCGACCTCGTTGGGGGTCTTCATTTGTCTGGCCTGTTCCGGCATCCACCGGAATATTCCCGACGTCAGCAAGGTGAAGTCGCTGAGTCTTTCCCACTGGGAGGACCACGAGATCCAGGTAATGCCACAGATGTTTTTGAAATGATGTCCATGCTCTTATTTTGAAGTGCTGTCTGTGCTCTATTTTttggaatttgtttttgttagttcATGGCGGAGAAAGGAAACGAGCGGATGAAGTGCAAATACGAGGCGGCCGTTCCCGTCTACTACTACAAGCCTTCACACAAAGACTGCCAGTGAGGACAGACATTTTACAAGACTTtcaaaaactgttaagttaGAAGACAAAGTTAGCATtgatgctagcatgctaattcaacatttaatgtgtcCTGGCTGGCTCGCCAATATTACGTGTCATAAACGTTGGCCGTGTTTCTGACATGGCAACGATGACGGGGACCCATGTCGAGCTAGCGTAGCGCTCTCATGTTTTCCGGTGCTGCGTTAAGCTAACATAGTGCGGCTTTAACGTGTCGTTCATCAGGGTGCTGAAGGAGCAGTGGATACGAGCAAAGTATGAGCGCAAGGAATTCACCGAACCCGGCGATAAGTTCACGTACGAAGAAggtaagaaatatatatatatatatatatatatatatatatatatatatatatatatatatatatatatatatatatataaaacatttttcttcacaatgaagcttttattttgaaagtgtaGGAATTTTgagaaattaaatttttttaaagcagtttttcactttttaaatgtgattaaaatgcagtatttcttttttaatttagtatttatccatccatccattttcttgaccacttattcctcacaatggttgcgggggctgctggcacctatctcagctggctctgggcagtaggcgggggacaccctggactggttgccaaccaatcgcagggcacacagagacgaacaaccatccacactcacacgcacaccgacgggacaattcggagcgcccaattaacctgccacgcatgtctttggaatgtgggaggagaccggagtacccggagaagacccacgcgggcacggggagaacatgcaaactccacccaggaaggtccgagcctggactcgaaccggagacctcagaactgggaagcggacgtgctaaccactcgactaccgtgccgctaatttagtatttattcttttaaaaagtgaacattttgaggatattttttcttattatttttttatctctaGTATTGTAATCAATATTTTTATCCAAAAACCTGAAttgcaaggggaaaaaaaataattttaatttaaaaaaaaaataaaaaaaaataaaaaaacgtttttttaaataagaaatcAGTACTTTTAGGAAAAGTATGCTTgtttatgaaaatgaaaaatgtatatttttgtgtggATGGAAAGACACAAAGACAAATGACACCCATAATGATAAGTATGCCCTTTGTCCTGCAGCCACCAGGGACGGTTCCCTCATGAAAAGGGGGCGGGACAACGGGCTGTTCTTGAGCCGGCGATTCGTCCTCTCTGAGCGGGAGGGCACGCTCAAGTACTTCACCAAACATGACGTAAGCaaacatgcgcacgcacacagacacacgTAAGCAATAAtggacataaaaaataaaaaataaacactataAATTCAACTTTATTCTCGTAGATTGAGATAAGAAAAAATGCTACAATTTTGCTAAATGGTTTCAATTTTTTccatgataaaaaaataataaaaaatctgcaaaaaaaacaaaacattttgctgctgAGAAATTagatacagtacatacatatgCTATCCTCCAGAGATCTTGTACTGCCCCCTGCAGGCCAAGGAGCCCAAAGCGGTGATCAAGGTGGACAGCATCAACGCCACCTTCCAGCCCGACAAGATCGGACACCCGAACGGCCTGCAGATCACGTACCTTAAAGACTACAGCACCCGCAACATCTTCCTTTACCACGACAGCGGCAAGGTCCGCCTCAGGGTGGCGCTGTAGAAACCGCGGTGCAGCTGATCCGCACTTACGCCACTTGATTCCTCGCCTTGTCCTCGCAGGAGATCGTCGATTGGTTCAATTCCATCCGAGCCGTCCAGCTTCACTACATGAAGGTGGCCTTTCCCGGGGCGACCGATGCTGAGGTCAGTGCGCACTCAATGGCGCCCCCTGGAGAGTTTCACTGATTAGCATAGCACAACATTGGATGGTCGTGTCGATGGTAACTAACCTGGCaaaagccagatggatatgcgcttcactcaagggagttctccgaaatatccatctggtaccgcgCCACAGTAATTTCggcgggaaaaggcgggacattctgtgcaATAATTCGAGCTAATTGGACGATgcatcattttaaatgtttgttttaaccaatcacagccatgggtgaaaatttcgtcttcggTATTGCCAAAGGGAGGATATGTActaacatcttaccagctagaaatgcacgaagcacccctcactgttcaacattcaacaaggaaacgtgagtaattctgcgagaacggaattaattgtagcgtccattcttccgtcggcgctggcttcctggtttcgtcacagtcgcatgccccgcccccaaacacaatgtggcCCTGTGATTGGTGGTGGCTCggaacggcggttatcagcGGGGGCGgtgcaagatgtattctccggggtgTGCAAATtcacaaataccacgagaattcatcttgcgagagcaggGTTAGATGGTAACAGGATGCGCAAAATAAAAGGCTCTAGAACCCATTCCCAAAATtggacaggaagtcggccattttggagcGTTGTCACCGAAAAAATTCATTACTATCCCCagattgttcgaaaaaaaatccttccccTGACCATGCCATTTCACATGGGCATAGCATGGCATCCAAgtatatatttcaaataaaaaaataagattttttgtgtttgttgttcaCAGCTGGTTCCCAAACTCACCCGCAACTTCCTGAAGGAAGGCTACATGGAAAAAACGGGTCCCAGGGTAGGTCaactattttttgggggaggacATACGGTATTTAATATATCTGTTTTGTTGCTAatgttgcattcgaggatggtcggaagtcggatatatccgagttggtttttcccagttccgatctgaaagcgttcgaggcgaaagtaaacaaccaaaatggcggatagtggtaaattgtttttttttattttggttctttaaACTCATTTtttacctccagcaaacttacttgctcataattttgcttcatttattgttttgatcttatttcataagcattccatacagttaaataGTTCACCggataatttcatgcaatttttttaactcactcaAACCCGTCGGAGTGTAGCCCCCAGTGACACGTCAACAcccttttagtttaaaataccTTCCTTTAACCTCCATGTTTTCTCTCTTTAGCCTCATTTTAAATCAAACTATGTTGCTTCTAGCCTcatcctagctagctagcgctaagctagtttGATCAACtccctttttgtgtttgttgctaGCACAGCGATAACGGATCAACAGTGAGGCCTTAGAGGAGCCCTATTTATATTGTCCTAATTgcatttcatgatttttttttgtatgaaattcAACTAAATGATGGCACACAGTGGAGTCCTGTACTGCAACAAACGACTCGAATGAGAGACGACTGGCACAAACAATGCCTCTTTCAACGTTTAGCCTTTTGAGAAACTTGAACCGGCACTTAACTCCGACTCGGATTCCCCCTCCGTCTTTGCACCTGAACGATGAAACGACGCCATtctttggtgggcaaaaaaaaatgcagacaaaCCGGCCAATTTACACCCCTCCAATAAAACAACTCTTTCTTAGTTTTCCAGCCACAGAAAAACTACGGGCGGATGTTTAAACGTGGATCACCTAAACTTTTAGTGGCAGCCATTGTTGGGTAGCAGTTGAAATTATTCTCTCTGCAAAATGGAGTTAAGATGCTCAAGTTAGCTGAAtttctgtttgtttatttgtttgtttgtttgtttgtttgtttgcgtagcaaacagaaggcttcaAGAAACGTTGGTTCACTTTGGACCAGAGACGACTCATGTACTACAAGGACCCTCTGGTAGGACACACGTGCACGCATACTGTATATTCGCACATATTttgtgacaccccccccccccccccaattcctATTAAAATCTGTTcccaaaaattcacattttcctGCAAAATTCcagagaaaatgaaaacaaaaatggttaATTTTGATAAATATAGAGATATTTATCAAAATTTGAAAAGGTATCACGCAAAATTACATTCACAGAAtgttgcattatttattttttattttttttcaaaattaaaaagaaaattctaGCACAATGGCCAATGTTTTGTAGTATacgtatttgttgttttttttttttggggggggggggggggatctcgAAATAAATGACactacttttaattcaaattaatttattttctagcaaaaaaatagcaaaaatatatcttaaattatttttgtaaaacaataatatataaaaaataataatttgtaaaaaaaataaataaataaaatcatttaaaaatgaaatacaaatcaactcaaaagtgaaagaaaaaatTACAAAAGAGTTTTGCTAAATTACACAATTTTACTCACACAAATTCTAGCTGAATGGCTAATGTTTTGTAgtgaaaatattacatttaaattattttgtcaacatttttttttcatttgaaaattaaatataaatcatCCCAAGATTGCGcacaaaaattgcaaaacagCTCATTCTAAATCTAAAGGCTAAATTTAGATTCAGATTTAGAGTTAGATTTAAATCTAAATTTTAAATTGCTAAATCACATTATTTTACTTACAAAATTCGAAACAAATCCTAGCGCAGTGGCCAAAAATTTtgtggtgattttttattttattttttttatttttttaaagaaatttaaATTGTCACCTTGACAATACAGGATCACAAAATGCCAAATGTTTTTGTGCTTGTATTTGCATTGAGCTCAAGTGGGCActttaactctttttttttttttttttttttttttttttttatttatttatttatttatttattttctctggCGTTGCCTTCGCAGGACGCCTTCGCCAAGGGCGAGGTGTTCCTGGGCAGCAAGGAGCACTACAGCGCGTCGGCCGGCCTCCCCGTCGGCACGTACTGCAACGGCGCGTGGCAGCACGGCATCACCATCGTCACGCCCGACCGCTGCTTCCTGTTCACGTGCGAGACCGAGGCCGAGCAGCACGACTGGCTCAAGCTCTTCAACGACGTCATGAGCGCTCAGATGTCCCCCCAGGAGTACACCAGTAAGTTCTTAAGCCGAACTTCTTATCCTTTAATCAGACTTTGCGGCCGAATCGAGCTCGGActgaaccattaaaaaaaataaaaataaaaattacaattgaTGATAGAGCCTTGTATAATATTCTGAGGCTGCCCATTAGGGATTGGTACCTTTTCACAATTGAACCGGTACTATTCCAATTCTGGGTACCTGTGAATCGATACTGGTACTCaacggtagggatgtaacgatatccaaacgtcacgatacgataattatcacgatattgtggggaggttggcgatatttaaaaaaaaaaggtcacaatattgaaaaataaataaaagggctcACAGTtattgtagattttaaacatagaagggccaaaacatccctaatgaaaattaaattgcactaataaaactagccaccagagggtgctagaactgcacaaatgtaacTCAACTTGCACGTATCGTTACACCCCTACTCAACGATACCAATTTTCTGTActtttttagtcttttttttttttttccttcatttcgttcttttttatgttatttatttatttgggtggtaataaatgttcattattgtttatttaacagtaatatctttttacaaatctatttcacaATTACCTTTTAATATATAAAACTTgacaaataagaaaaatgtaaaaaaaataataataatttaaaaaaaacagtcacagAATAGGTAGATTGGCTTGAGTTGACTGCgctgagagaaaagggggtCAATCATTTCGCATGACCtattttcagcaaaaaaaaaaagttttaaatattgttaaaaaaaaaaaaaaaaaagcctgttgcaCTTTATGTTGactattcacaaaaaaattgcacaaGGTCCAAAATTCCAAGGGTGCTATTACTTTCGCAAGACACTGTAGTTCTAAATGAGGCAACATTGATGATCAGATAACATTTTAATCTactaatgtcactttttttgttttgttttctttccagtGGAGGCTTTGTTCAAGCACAAACATTGACAACAGCAGCAGTTCGCCGaacagaatcttttttttttttttttcctctaaaagTGCTCAAAACGTGAGGACGGAAAATAACCGGCAACAAAGCGCTTCATCGTCTCAAGCGTTCAACAGTCTAACAGCACCATCCAGTGGCTCTTTTACTTTATGCCCAAAATGAGTCTCTCCCATTGtactttttgtccatttttaaatatttttataagcacattttcaaaaaaaaaaaaaactttttggaggggttattgttagtttttattttaaaacacaaaattattCAAACCTAATAAAGTACTTTGTCGTCTTtcccatttctctctctctttttttttttttgctgtgtttttttgtgttctccAGATGAATTTATGATTTCATAAATGGTTTTATTTCAAATCTGTGAGAAATTTTAAATATACCCGAGGCATGTTTTTAATAGTATTTAtagcactgatttttttttttttaaaggcctttaaacacaaatcaatacacacacaaaatttaATTGCCTCCAGTTAACTTTTTTTCCTTGAGCAGAGAGGGGAGTGGGGAGCAGTTACAcacgtggattttttattttttttttgttctgttgatGAATGCACATTGTCCTCAGGGGAAGAAATGGTGCCAGCAGGTTCTAGTTAGACATAAGGACAACATGAGAGGCCCacgggtctgttctaaaaatagcccaCAAGTGATGCATCAACGTGACTTAATGAATAagaattaaaataaagaattttgaTATTTAAGTGTATTTTTCATAATCAGTCCATTTACTATGTATCCAACATTCTTGGAAGTAGATGTCAAAAAGTTGGTATTAGTGCTTGTGAGGTGGGGGGAGTGGGGCCCGCCCCGCCCCGGTGCCGTGCCGTGGCTGTTTAACACCTGACTGACAAAAGGACGACCGAAAGAAGAGCACTGAACTGAGGAGACCTGCGGGATCGGGAATTTCGGCACGGatggaagcaaaaaatgtgATGTGGCCGGGACTCCTCAAGCTTCTCGTGGGACGTCATCTCAACGGTTTGCATAGTCTTCTGTCATCTTAAGatcctttttgttttatattcatttctatatttatttattttttcagacaACTTTGGAATTTGTTTCACTAAACTACAAAAcatgtttggtttttttcctGACATAATGACAATAATTTTAAAGGCAAAATTATGGTTTCTCGGccccaatttgtttttttttattttaaaaatttattttgcacaatttaaaaaaaataatagtaatataaaaaaaattaaagcccAAATTGGGATTTATTTTCCACACTTTATATACTatattccacatttattttttaaccccctaaattaaaaaagcaattctcataaaaaaatgcaaagttatataaaaaaaattaaaaaaaaaaagacacttgaattTTGCAtgaacattttgattttttttttttttacgtttttttttgtaaaagaactCTTTTGCTCTCACAAATTGACAAAACAATTGCTACATCGttctaataaaataattaattaaaattaattttctttaaacaatttttgcttcttggaaaaatacatttttcatttttttcgtaatgtaaagaaacatttttgcatttttgaacaaatgtttttttttcggcatttttttttttttttatcacatttaggattttttttttaaccacaataAAAAAGATCAAAAGtaccgggttttttttgttgttgttttgttttgtttttcttagaaTGAAAGTAAATTCTGGCAAATGCACCGAAAATATCTTGCAATATTTATAATTTCTCACcaaatcaaattattatttttttcaatatacaaaaaaaaaaaaaagtatcacaatATGGTGTTTTCCAAAACACATAATTTTACATTACAAGCTATTTCTTGTTGTGCAGGGTTCTTGACCGTTATCATGGGACATCCTGATGACGTTTGCTTCATGGCAATGTTGCCGGAATAATTCCCGTcccagatgatgtcatcagaaTCCCGACACTGACCTGCCATGAACGACAGCGCCTCCAACACCACTTCGGAGCACGACGCGGGCGCGGGCGACCTGTGGGCGACGTGCCTGCTGGGCGCCACCCTGACGCTCATGTGGCTGCTGGGCACGGCGGGCAACGTTTACACGTTGGCCGTCACGCGCTCGGCGTCGCCGCGCCGCAGGGCCTCCGTCTACGTCTACGTGGCCAACCTGGCGCTGTCCGACCTTCTCTACCTGTCCA encodes the following:
- the LOC144021042 gene encoding arf-GAP with dual PH domain-containing protein 1, translating into MSMSSRALREILHRPGNDTCADCGAADPDWGSTSLGVFICLACSGIHRNIPDVSKVKSLSLSHWEDHEIQFMAEKGNERMKCKYEAAVPVYYYKPSHKDCQVLKEQWIRAKYERKEFTEPGDKFTYEEATRDGSLMKRGRDNGLFLSRRFVLSEREGTLKYFTKHDAKEPKAVIKVDSINATFQPDKIGHPNGLQITYLKDYSTRNIFLYHDSGKEIVDWFNSIRAVQLHYMKVAFPGATDAELVPKLTRNFLKEGYMEKTGPRQTEGFKKRWFTLDQRRLMYYKDPLDAFAKGEVFLGSKEHYSASAGLPVGTYCNGAWQHGITIVTPDRCFLFTCETEAEQHDWLKLFNDVMSAQMSPQEYTMEALFKHKH